The Ornithinibacillus sp. 4-3 region TATTGCCATCATTCCAGCCTTTAATAACTGTTAGCGACGTTTGTTCTGGTGTGTAACTGTTTGTGATGACAAATCCATCTGCTTGCTTCGTAATTTCTGTTGAATAGTCTTCAACGTTAGCCTCCACTATGCGATATTCAATCGGATTGCCTTCACGATTTTCTGGTACATCCTCAAATACATGAGACCAGTTTCCATCTTCATCTGCAGCTATTTCTTGCGTTGCTACAACTTGATTCAAATCATTAATTAAATGAACAATAATACTATCTGGTCGGTTACCATCTTGATTATTTCCATCATCCCATGCTTTTTCTACTGGAATATCAATCGTATTTGTTTCACGGCTATTTGTAATTGTAATAGCTCCATGATTTTCATCATTTATAGTAGATTCATAGTCAGCTGGAACATCGACTTCCTCAACAGAATATACAATTGCTTCTCCACCATCACGGTTTGCATCTAGTTCAGTCCATGTATAAGACCAACCATCCGCAGCTGTGACAATTACTTCGCTACCTTCTGGCTCTCCATCCGCTAATAACTGAACTCTAATGAAATCGGGACGTAAGCCATCTTGATTATTTCCATCATCCCAGAACTTATTAACCGTTACTGATGTTTGTTCTGGCGTATGTTCATTCGTTACAGTAAATGTTCCATCACCATTGTTTGAAATAGAAGTGGAATAATCTTCTACCGTATCCTCTGCTACGCTGTACACAATTTCTACGCCATCACGATATTTTGGTAGATTCTCAAAAACATATGACCAATTACCATCTTGATCAGCTGTGATTTCTACAGTTTCTATCACATTTGATCGATCATCATAAAGATGAATAGTAATGCTATCTGGACGTACTCCATCTTGGTCGTTAGCGTCATCCCATACTTTTTCCACTATAATATCCGTTACTTCTGGTGTGTAGCTGTTTGTGATGGTATAACCATCCTCGATATTTCCAGCAATATCACTTTCGTATTCTACTGGAACATTAGATTCTTCAACTGTATAGTCAATCTTACTTCCGTCTTGATATTCATCTAAATCGGTAAACGAAGCTTCCCAACTATTTGATTCATTCAAGACTTTAGATTGCCCAGTCGGTTCACCATCTGCCAATAGATTTACAGTAATGGAGTTTGGACGTTTGCCATCTTGGTTGTTTGCGTCTTCCCATACTTTTTCTACTGGAATATCTATCTTGCTTGGAGTATAGCTATTTGTAATAACAAATCCTTCTTCTACATCCCCAGCAATATGACTCTCATAACCTTCTGGGGCATCGACTTCTTCAACTGTGTAGGTAATTTTACTTCCACTATTATCAAACTCTGGCAGATTAGTAAATTCACCTTGCCAATTACTTTCGTTATCTAAAATTATATTATCTACATCTGCTTCATTACTATTTGCAAATAGCGCAATTTCAATGGATGTAGGGCGGTTACCATCTTGATTATTCGCATCCTCCCAGATTTTTTCAACAGGGATATCAATGCGTGATGATGTAAATGTATTTGTTACTGTTAAACCATTCTCTGAAATAGATTTCTCAAAGTTCGTAGGAACTTCTACTTCATCAACAGTATATTCGTACGCATTGCCATCAATATCTGTTCTGTCTAAATCAGACCAAGTATATTCCGTTTCTCCATCTTCTAAAGTTACAGGATCTCCAATGGCTTCACCATCTCTATATAATTGAAGCTCGATAGAGTCAGGTCTTTGATTTTCTCCACCCTGCCATTCTTTTGTTCCTGTGACATCGATTTTTTCTTTCGTATTTTCGAATCCGACTTCTACAATATTTCCATCATTGTTACTATAAGCTTTATCTACTACGATTTCTATTTCGTCTTCAGATAAAACATAACCTTCTGGCGATGCTTCTTCTTTTAGATAATACGTTCTAAGTGGTAAGTTTCCAATTTCAAGAACACCATTTTCAGTTATAAAAGCTTCTTCTTGCGTATATTGAACTCTTTCACCATTTAGGTCATACCATAGAGTAAAGGTTGCTTCATTATTTTCGATTACTTCATCTTCTTCGGAATCGATTTTTGTAACTTTTAAAGCCCCTCTATTTGAAGCCCATTCTCCACCTGCACTAGAGAATTGTCTAGCACTTATTTCACTTGACTCTATAGATTCTTGATCAATAGCAGTTCCATCTAATGAGATGCGATTATTAATTTGACCTTCTGTTGTTGTTACAACAGTTGTATATTTTAAAACTAAGGTGTCTTGTAAATCTTCTGTCATACTAATAGTTAAAATATTTTCACCGTTGTCTGTTGTGCTTACATCAAGTGTATAATCCGTTTCTTCTAGAGCATTATCTAAGTCCTGTGCTTTATAAACTTCGAGACTACCTTCTAAATAAACATGGCCCTCACTGATAGTATCTGTAATCACAGCGTTTTTAATAATTGATAGACTTTCATTGACTGTAACTTCCCACTCAACTTCATCGCCGGTGAACACACGATTACCTTCTGCATTAACTGCTCGTTTAGCTAAGAAGTCATCATGCTCATTATAATCAACAGTTGCTGAATAACGATATTCTACACCTCCAGCTGTAACTATTGCGTTGTTCGTATAGCTTTCTGCTGAGATATCTGGTACAGAAGTTGTAAATTCAACCACATATCTTTCTGTTACCTCATTGTTAAAGATTATCGTGAACTCGTCACCATCAACGACTAATGAATAATTACTTGGATCCAATACTGGTCCAGTAATTTCAGTTGTACCATTAGGATTTACGTTATAAACTGATACCTGGATACTATCTTCATCGATATTTCCAGCATAAGCTAACGTATCTGTTATAGTTACATTTGGTCCCAGGTTTTGTTCTTGATAGTTTGTGTATAACTGCCAAGCAATTTTTCTTTCGCTACCGCTCACCCAACCATTTACTGCATTACCTTCATCATTAAAATGAACTAATCTTCCTTCCTTTTTACCACTGTTCCAAGAGTCTAATCGTACTCTTTGGTTATCATTATCTTCTGTATCAATTGTATGTCCATTCTCAGTTGTCCCATCAAATTCAGCTTTGTTTCTGTAAATCTCAGCTTCATTATCATTAGAATGTGGAATCAATACATTGTCATCAATTTCTAATTGTGGATCATAGGAGGTTGTATAATTGACTACTAGTTCTCCGTTAGCTATCTCCCGGTTAAAGGTAATAGTAAATCCATTTTGATATCCTTCTTCAATTGGAGAAAGAGTATAATCTACTCCCTTTTCAAGTTCCTCTTCACCAAGTTTAATATTAACGCTATCTGGTAACAGGATTAACCCATCATTCGTGAAAGTATCTGTGATAACAAATCCAGAATTGATGTCTTCCCTTATTGGATTGACATTCAAACGCCAGTTCATTGTCTTTTTACTGTAGTCAATGTCTCCAACTGAACTCTTAGTATAGGTATTGCCATTTGGGTTTATGGTAACTTCTCTATCTTCTCCACCTTCACCAACGCCATCACCAGACATTCCAACAGTATTTGTGAAAGCACTAGATGTGAAATTCTCAATACTTGTGGTATATCTAATAGTAATGGTTTCAGTACCTACATCTGTTAAGTTAATTGTCAATAAAGTTTTCCCATCTCCTGCATCTGTTATGCCAGGAGTTATACTAGAGAAGTCAGTGCCTTCATCACCTGTGATTTCAACATTTCCTGCCTCAAGGGATAGGCCAGCTGGTAACGTATCCGTTACAGTAACATTACCTAATGGATGTTTTGCTTTATTGACTGTGACTTCCCAAGTAACGGTTCTGTTTTCATAATCTACGTTGCCCGCTTCTACTTTTTCAAGAATAGGGTCTCTTTCAATATTAACCGTTGCGTCATCACTATTTAATTCATCTTCACCATCATAAAGTGTTGCATCATTTTCGAAGCCATTATTTTCTAAGTATTCACCGCTATTTACTGCTTTCCAATCAACATCTGTATTAAATTTAATACGATAAGCGTCATTTTGTCCTAATGCACCTAAGTTTATTGGGAATGTCGTAAATGTATTCTCGTGAGCAGTATCTTCTATCCAGTTACCTCCACTTTGTATAATTCTAACCACTTCGATACTGTCTGAATCTATTTCTAAGCCAGCAGGTAGAGTATCCTCTACAATAGCCTCGTTAATTAAACTTCCATTTTTATTCACATCAATTTGCCATTGAATAACATCGCTGTCCCCAACTTGCCAACCATTCTTTTCAATTGGATTACTTCTTGTCAATCCACCAACGGTAGCATCAGCAGGTAAGCTTGTGTCTCCATATTCAAAGGTTGCATCATTGTTAAAAGATTCTTGAGAGTAATTTTCAATAGTTGTCTTATATTGAATACGATAGCCATTAAAAGGTGCAATTACCCCCAAATCAATTGGAAATTCAGAAGGATTTAGCGTTGATGTTACATTAGAACCTTCTCTTATATCTCCATCATAGCCAACACTAAGCTCATGGATAACAAAATCTCTAGCTTCACCTAATCCAGCAGGAATATTATCCGCTAATGTTGCTTCCGTTATTTCTTCATCATTTGTATTAATAACATCAATCGTCCAGGTAATTTCTCTTGCATCATGTTGGCTATCTGGATTTCCTTCTTTATCAATACCACTATGATCTAGATTAGGGCGTGCAGTAACAGTAATGTTGTTTTCATCACCATCGCTGAACGGAATCTCTTGTTTAATATTTTCTCTGAATTTATCCAGATTGAACTCTAAACCAAGATTAACAAATCCGTTTTGAACATCAGATGTTTCAATACCCTCATTGAAGGCAAATTTTAAAACACCATTCTCAACATGGTAAGTACCTACATTTGTTCCTTCAACAATGAGATCTTGAGTTGGTGTTGTAACCATCTTAAATGCATCAGAAAGAGCAACCTCTGCTGTATCTCCAGCCTGTGCACCTCTTCCTTCTGTATTCCAGTTAAATCTAAGGTTTGCAATAGTGCCTTCATTTATGGAAATAACATCTCCGTCAGAGATAGTCTCCCCATCAATTGTAAGAGATTCAAATATAAAGATATTCCCCAAATCTCTTTGAGGTCCAACATTCTGAGCCTCAACTTCTACTTCTTCATCCTCTACATTCTCATCAGATGCTTCTACTGCATCCTCCTCTTCTACTGTAGTGTTCTCAGAATTAGATTTGTCTTCTTCCTCCGTTACAGCTTCATCTTCTGTAGCTGATTTTCCAGAGTCAGAACCCTCTTCCTCATCTACTTTCTCTTCTGTTGATCCTTTTCCAGTTTCCTTTCCTTCTTCTGGAGTTTCATCATCAACAGCTGGTTGGTCCTCTGCAGGAATTTCCTCTCCCTCAGTTCCATCCTCTTCACTTCCGTTATTCTCATCCTCTGCACCATTTTCCGATGCACTTCTTGCAGATGGATTTGTTTCAGAAGCGTCACTATCTCCCTGTTCTTTCACATTATCAAGCTCTTGGACTTGTTGATTTGTTTCATTCAGAGCTTGCGCTTGTGCAACAACCACACTAATTGGACTAAATATCGTTTGACTGAAAATCAGTATTACGATAAAAAAGGCGCTTAACTTCTTCAGCATTTCTCCTTTTCTCCCTTCCTATGTATCTATTTTGCATGATACTCATCCACTATTTTTTTAAATAAGTACCAGAGCTTACTACTTTTCAAAGTCCCATTTGCATTTGGTAGAATACCCATGTTTTTTGCCAGTTTCCTGTGCCGAATTTCTGTTGCTATGTATAGACTTAAAATAAATAGTAATTATTAAATTAGAATGGGTATCAAAAAATGAAGCACGCAAATAAATGTATCAATCAAAGTATAAAGCAAATTCATACAATATTAGTTACGGTTCATTTTTTGTATAGAAAAGTATATTTTTTGTATATTTCTATACATCTAGTCTATCTGATTTCTTTTTGGCGTGGTCTTAAATTAACCTTAATTTTCCACACACAAAAAAAGAACTTTCGAGTCAAATTGACTGAAAGTTCCTTTATCTATTTCTTTATTTTTATAGATCGTCAAATCCGTTTAAATCACTTGTTTTTGTATAGTTTCTTGCTTTTTGTTCAAAGAAGTCTGTTTTAGTTCCATCAAAATTATCTACATAAGCGCGAATCCATTTCATTGGATTCTCTGTATATTCTGGGTAAATCTCGCTTAAGCCTAGCATGCGGAGCATTTTATTCGCGCGATATTTCACATAACCTGCCATCTCTACTAAATCGATACCGTCTACATCCTTTAATACGTAAGCAGACCATTCGATTTCGTTTTCTACAGATGTTTTAAATGTATCGTATACCCACTCTGTAAATTCTGGTGTGTTATATTCTGGATTCTCTGCTAATGTTGCGCGGAATAATTCAGAAATAAATCTTCCGTGCTCCAGTTCATCACGGTTAATATAACTAACCATCGTAGATGTACCAACCATTTTATTATGGCGTGCTAGGTTATAGAAAAATGCAAATCCAGAATAGAAGAACATACCTTCTAGCAACGCTGTAAATACCATTGTTTTTAAAATATTTTCAAGTGTTGGTTCTTCAACAAAGGCATTGTATTGATTTGTCACATGCTCATTTCTTTTTTGTAACACAGGATCTTTTCTTCCTAGCTGGAAGGATTTATTTTGCTGATTTAGTGTTACAACAGAAGATAAAACATAAGAATAAGATTCATTATGCACAGCTTCTTGTTGAGCAATAACTGCCATAATCGATTGCACAGATGCATCTGTTGCATAAAGTGATAATAATAAAGCTGTTCTTGTTTGTGGTGCATCTAATGTAGATAGAAGACCAA contains the following coding sequences:
- a CDS encoding Cna B-type domain-containing protein — encoded protein: MLKKLSAFFIVILIFSQTIFSPISVVVAQAQALNETNQQVQELDNVKEQGDSDASETNPSARSASENGAEDENNGSEEDGTEGEEIPAEDQPAVDDETPEEGKETGKGSTEEKVDEEEGSDSGKSATEDEAVTEEEDKSNSENTTVEEEDAVEASDENVEDEEVEVEAQNVGPQRDLGNIFIFESLTIDGETISDGDVISINEGTIANLRFNWNTEGRGAQAGDTAEVALSDAFKMVTTPTQDLIVEGTNVGTYHVENGVLKFAFNEGIETSDVQNGFVNLGLEFNLDKFRENIKQEIPFSDGDENNITVTARPNLDHSGIDKEGNPDSQHDAREITWTIDVINTNDEEITEATLADNIPAGLGEARDFVIHELSVGYDGDIREGSNVTSTLNPSEFPIDLGVIAPFNGYRIQYKTTIENYSQESFNNDATFEYGDTSLPADATVGGLTRSNPIEKNGWQVGDSDVIQWQIDVNKNGSLINEAIVEDTLPAGLEIDSDSIEVVRIIQSGGNWIEDTAHENTFTTFPINLGALGQNDAYRIKFNTDVDWKAVNSGEYLENNGFENDATLYDGEDELNSDDATVNIERDPILEKVEAGNVDYENRTVTWEVTVNKAKHPLGNVTVTDTLPAGLSLEAGNVEITGDEGTDFSSITPGITDAGDGKTLLTINLTDVGTETITIRYTTSIENFTSSAFTNTVGMSGDGVGEGGEDREVTINPNGNTYTKSSVGDIDYSKKTMNWRLNVNPIREDINSGFVITDTFTNDGLILLPDSVNIKLGEEELEKGVDYTLSPIEEGYQNGFTITFNREIANGELVVNYTTSYDPQLEIDDNVLIPHSNDNEAEIYRNKAEFDGTTENGHTIDTEDNDNQRVRLDSWNSGKKEGRLVHFNDEGNAVNGWVSGSERKIAWQLYTNYQEQNLGPNVTITDTLAYAGNIDEDSIQVSVYNVNPNGTTEITGPVLDPSNYSLVVDGDEFTIIFNNEVTERYVVEFTTSVPDISAESYTNNAIVTAGGVEYRYSATVDYNEHDDFLAKRAVNAEGNRVFTGDEVEWEVTVNESLSIIKNAVITDTISEGHVYLEGSLEVYKAQDLDNALEETDYTLDVSTTDNGENILTISMTEDLQDTLVLKYTTVVTTTEGQINNRISLDGTAIDQESIESSEISARQFSSAGGEWASNRGALKVTKIDSEEDEVIENNEATFTLWYDLNGERVQYTQEEAFITENGVLEIGNLPLRTYYLKEEASPEGYVLSEDEIEIVVDKAYSNNDGNIVEVGFENTKEKIDVTGTKEWQGGENQRPDSIELQLYRDGEAIGDPVTLEDGETEYTWSDLDRTDIDGNAYEYTVDEVEVPTNFEKSISENGLTVTNTFTSSRIDIPVEKIWEDANNQDGNRPTSIEIALFANSNEADVDNIILDNESNWQGEFTNLPEFDNSGSKITYTVEEVDAPEGYESHIAGDVEEGFVITNSYTPSKIDIPVEKVWEDANNQDGKRPNSITVNLLADGEPTGQSKVLNESNSWEASFTDLDEYQDGSKIDYTVEESNVPVEYESDIAGNIEDGYTITNSYTPEVTDIIVEKVWDDANDQDGVRPDSITIHLYDDRSNVIETVEITADQDGNWSYVFENLPKYRDGVEIVYSVAEDTVEDYSTSISNNGDGTFTVTNEHTPEQTSVTVNKFWDDGNNQDGLRPDFIRVQLLADGEPEGSEVIVTAADGWSYTWTELDANRDGGEAIVYSVEEVDVPADYESTINDENHGAITITNSRETNTIDIPVEKAWDDGNNQDGNRPDSIIVHLINDLNQVVATQEIAADEDGNWSHVFEDVPENREGNPIEYRIVEANVEDYSTEITKQADGFVITNSYTPEQTSLTVIKGWNDGNNQDGIRPDNVTVQLYADGEAKGNPVLLSEENDWSYTWSELDVYADAEVIEYTVEEESIPEGYDEPTVTENNGNILITNNRTPDTIDIPVEKIWEDADNQDGVRPESVTVQIINDRSEIVAREELNEANNWQHVFEDLPRNRAEGQEISYRVTEKSVPAYSTSIEGNDVENVVITNAYTPEETSVTVTKGWSDADNQDGIRPEQIEVQLYADNEPIQDAVVLSAENDWMHTWTELDMYRDGGVEVDYTVKEVSVPEGYEVIVNDEDHGNIILTNHHAPEQVDIAGSKTWEDADNQDGIRPESIIVNLMANGTKVDSIEVTAEDDWNFGFTDLPKNEAGEEIEYTIQEEAVDGYDVTYEGYDITNSYTPEVIDVEGEKVWKDGNNHYNQRPNSITVNLLANGEEVDSVEVTAETDWTFVFTDVPKFAAGEEITYTIQEETTEGYVTESVTGNAIDGFTITNRPAKVSVGDYVWFDENRDGLQDDTDIPVEGVVLTLEDENGNPVTDVYGNPVGPTTTDEDGWYTFDNLPIDNTYVVKIDREASKEVLRGYEPTLHEIGDDKTVDSSTWEATSRHLTEDEERDPTLDFGFVKSKKVSVGDYVWIDVNRDGLQDDTDIPLEGVVLELVDENGDPVTNVYGEPVGPTTTDENGKYTFDDLPADHTYTVRIDREKSVEALQDYEPTLEGAGEDNTVDSSTWEATSRHLTEDEERDPTLDFGFVRVVTDLSGSKTWDDADNQDGKRPDSITVNLLANGKEVDSVEVTADTDWTFEFTNQPKLENGEEIIYTVQEENVEGYSTAIDGMNITNSYTPEQTSINVVKQWNDANYKEVRPDSITVNLLADGEKVDSAKLNESNNWQADFTELDIFANGKEITYTVVEEEVPGYVSSVDVKDSSNVVIVNSPAKVSVGDYVWFDDNKDGIQDESEEGIPGVVLIIQDKEGNPVTDVYGNKVGPTTTDKNGYYIFENLPADKTYIVRIDREASAKVLEKYIPTLHEVGDDNSIDSSTWFAVSRHLVEDGEHDPTLDFGFIIPTEPVDPTDPTDPEEPSKPEEPTDPTDPTDPTDPEKPEEPSKPGDSDPSKDDTPVSGEGSKEDGDSTKDEDKSGSLPDTATNTFNIMLIGAGILLLGLILYMTSRRARKNN
- a CDS encoding ribonucleotide-diphosphate reductase subunit beta, whose amino-acid sequence is MSKLLLERAKTLEPLFPNKSTGLFGGKSSGILNWNDIAYPHWHKMYKRLLGNYWQADEINMQSDVKQFETLTDAEKEAYLKIIGLLSTLDAPQTRTALLLSLYATDASVQSIMAVIAQQEAVHNESYSYVLSSVVTLNQQNKSFQLGRKDPVLQKRNEHVTNQYNAFVEEPTLENILKTMVFTALLEGMFFYSGFAFFYNLARHNKMVGTSTMVSYINRDELEHGRFISELFRATLAENPEYNTPEFTEWVYDTFKTSVENEIEWSAYVLKDVDGIDLVEMAGYVKYRANKMLRMLGLSEIYPEYTENPMKWIRAYVDNFDGTKTDFFEQKARNYTKTSDLNGFDDL